A window from Bacteroidales bacterium encodes these proteins:
- a CDS encoding UDP-N-acetylmuramate--L-alanine ligase, with product MEEKKSIYFLGIGGIGMSALARYFISKGYRVAGYDRTQTHITNSLSKEGAEIEYNEDIELIPSYCRDPKDTLVVYTPAIPANHKGFEYFKANNFEIAKRAKILGMITRNSKGLCIAGTHGKTTTSSMLAHILATSKIGCNAFLGGILKNYNSNLILSDKSDLTVIEADEYDRSFHQLSPYMAVVTASDPDHLDIYGTEEAYLESFATFTELINPKGVLLIKKGITLKPRIKEGVKLYTFGREEGDYHAQNIRIGGGEIIFDFATPEKIIKDIKLGVPVKINIDNAIAAMAIAMMNGATEEEIKEAIATYKGPERRFDFWLKTPDKVLLDDYAHHPDEVAASISSVKELYPDKHLTVIFYPHLYSRTRDFAPQFAKALSLADRVILLPIYPAREEPIEGVSSEIILKQLTCKEKEITLKENLIEKIKVGKFEVLMTMGAGNIDIYLPEIKEIIEKL from the coding sequence ATGGAGGAGAAAAAATCTATATACTTTTTAGGAATAGGCGGAATAGGAATGAGTGCCTTAGCAAGATACTTTATATCAAAAGGGTATAGAGTAGCAGGCTACGACCGCACACAAACACACATAACCAATTCACTATCCAAAGAAGGAGCCGAAATTGAGTACAACGAAGATATAGAACTAATACCTTCATATTGCAGAGATCCCAAAGATACACTTGTAGTATATACCCCGGCAATACCTGCAAACCACAAAGGATTTGAATATTTCAAAGCAAACAACTTTGAAATTGCCAAAAGAGCAAAGATATTAGGAATGATAACCCGTAATAGCAAAGGACTATGCATTGCAGGAACACACGGGAAGACCACCACAAGCTCAATGCTGGCACACATATTGGCAACATCAAAAATAGGATGTAACGCATTCTTGGGAGGAATACTAAAAAACTACAACAGCAATCTTATCCTCTCAGACAAAAGTGATTTAACAGTAATAGAGGCAGATGAATATGACCGTTCGTTTCATCAACTATCACCCTATATGGCAGTAGTAACAGCCTCAGACCCCGACCACCTTGATATATACGGAACAGAAGAAGCATACCTTGAAAGTTTTGCAACATTTACCGAGTTAATCAATCCCAAAGGAGTGCTCCTAATAAAAAAAGGAATAACCCTCAAACCACGAATTAAGGAGGGAGTAAAACTATATACTTTTGGGCGTGAAGAGGGCGACTACCACGCCCAAAACATACGCATAGGCGGAGGAGAGATAATATTTGATTTTGCAACCCCCGAGAAGATAATAAAAGATATAAAATTGGGAGTACCCGTAAAAATAAACATCGATAATGCAATTGCCGCAATGGCAATAGCTATGATGAACGGAGCAACAGAGGAGGAAATAAAAGAGGCAATAGCAACATACAAAGGTCCCGAACGCCGTTTCGATTTTTGGTTAAAAACACCCGATAAAGTTCTACTTGATGATTATGCACACCATCCCGATGAGGTTGCAGCATCAATATCATCGGTAAAAGAGTTATACCCCGATAAACACCTAACAGTTATCTTTTACCCGCACCTATACAGTAGGACACGCGATTTTGCGCCACAATTTGCAAAAGCACTATCTCTTGCCGACCGAGTAATACTATTACCCATATATCCGGCAAGAGAAGAGCCGATAGAGGGCGTAAGTTCTGAGATAATACTCAAGCAATTAACATGCAAAGAAAAAGAGATAACTTTAAAAGAAAATTTGATAGAGAAAATAAAAGTAGGTAAATTTGAAGTTCTCATGACAATGGGAGCAGGCAACATTGACATCTATCTACCTGAAATAAAAGAGATAATAGAAAAACTATGA